From the Acinetobacter wanghuae genome, one window contains:
- a CDS encoding elongation factor P hydroxylase: MHLLQPQTEVNVSSLVSTLSSADSDSSSRQVQLSPWPNLLAEAAQVDWLILHFNHWFSHLNVTLVRGDFEPEYFPATDHVPARIQFAHGFFNSALHEISHWTIAGEQRRTLPDLGYWYAPDGRTAEQQALFEQVEIKPQAIEWLFSKAFGHKFRVSLDNLTGDGGDGSIFKDNVYAQVQRYFNGEAKLPRDAKRFIDCICICLRNGKTLQPDEFNRKDLDA, translated from the coding sequence ATGCATCTGTTGCAGCCGCAAACAGAAGTGAATGTTTCATCACTCGTTAGCACACTTTCAAGCGCTGATTCTGACAGCTCATCTCGGCAAGTGCAACTCTCACCGTGGCCGAATTTGTTAGCAGAAGCAGCTCAAGTCGATTGGCTCATCTTACACTTTAATCATTGGTTTTCCCATCTGAATGTCACATTAGTCCGTGGCGACTTCGAACCTGAATACTTCCCAGCGACAGATCATGTCCCTGCACGTATACAATTTGCGCATGGTTTCTTTAATAGTGCACTGCATGAAATTAGCCACTGGACCATTGCAGGTGAGCAACGTCGCACCCTTCCCGACCTAGGTTATTGGTATGCGCCTGACGGACGTACAGCCGAACAACAAGCCTTATTTGAGCAAGTTGAAATTAAACCCCAAGCCATTGAATGGTTATTTTCCAAAGCTTTCGGGCATAAATTTCGTGTCTCATTGGACAATTTAACCGGCGATGGCGGTGATGGCTCTATTTTTAAAGACAACGTTTATGCCCAAGTTCAACGGTATTTTAACGGTGAAGCCAAGCTGCCACGCGATGCAAAACGCTTCATTGATTGCATCTGTATATGCCTACGTAATGGCAAAACATTACAACCTGATGAGTTCAATCGAAAAGATTTAGATGCTTAA
- the rpsL gene encoding 30S ribosomal protein S12: MATTNQLIRKGRTTLVEKSKVPALKACPQRRGVCTRVYTTTPKKPNSAMRKVCRVRLTSGFEVSSYIGGEGHNLQEHSVVLIRGGRVKDLPGVRYHTVRGSLDCAGVKDRNQSRSKYGTKRPKK; the protein is encoded by the coding sequence ATGGCAACAACAAATCAGTTGATCCGCAAGGGTCGTACGACTTTAGTTGAAAAATCTAAAGTTCCTGCGTTGAAGGCTTGTCCACAACGTCGTGGTGTTTGTACACGTGTTTACACGACTACACCTAAAAAACCTAACTCTGCAATGCGTAAAGTTTGCCGTGTTCGCTTAACTTCAGGTTTTGAAGTGTCTAGCTACATCGGTGGTGAAGGCCATAACCTACAAGAGCACAGTGTTGTTCTTATCCGTGGTGGTCGTGTTAAAGATTTACCAGGTGTGCGTTACCATACCGTTCGTGGTTCTTTAGACTGCGCTGGTGTTAAAGATCGTAACCAGTCTCGTTCTAAATACGGTACTAAACGTCCTAAGAAATAA
- the fabD gene encoding ACP S-malonyltransferase, which yields MSAQQLEQIAQATKTAFVFPGQGSQKVGMLADLAEEFSSIRATFAEASEAVGFDLWHIAQSGEGLDQTEFTQPVLLTASIALWRVWLELGGVKPKYMAGHSLGEYSALVAAGSLSLGDAVKLVNLRGKFMQDAVPQGVGAMAAILGLDDDKVIELCAQATEAAEGSVEAANYNAKGQVVVAGNKDRVEAVMALAKENGGKAIALPVSVPSHCSLMKPAAEQFASALAQTAIELPHVAVLQNVSAEAAADVNTLRDALTAQLYQSVQWTKTLQFLQDEGVEYIVECGPGNVLSNLAKRLPNIEKALPLDTKSRMEDALNVVLVAEGKIA from the coding sequence ATGTCTGCTCAACAACTTGAACAAATTGCTCAAGCAACGAAAACAGCATTTGTGTTCCCGGGTCAGGGATCGCAAAAAGTCGGCATGCTGGCTGACCTTGCAGAAGAATTTAGCAGTATCCGTGCAACATTTGCAGAAGCATCTGAAGCAGTCGGTTTTGATCTTTGGCACATTGCACAAAGTGGTGAAGGTTTAGATCAAACAGAATTTACGCAACCCGTGTTGCTAACCGCAAGTATCGCCTTATGGCGCGTGTGGTTAGAACTTGGTGGTGTTAAGCCAAAATATATGGCAGGTCATTCACTGGGTGAATACAGTGCATTAGTGGCTGCGGGCAGCTTAAGCCTTGGCGATGCTGTTAAATTGGTAAACTTGCGTGGCAAGTTTATGCAAGATGCTGTGCCACAAGGTGTGGGTGCAATGGCAGCGATTTTGGGCTTAGATGATGACAAGGTGATTGAGCTTTGTGCCCAAGCAACCGAAGCCGCCGAAGGTTCGGTTGAGGCTGCAAATTACAATGCCAAAGGGCAAGTTGTGGTTGCAGGCAATAAAGACCGTGTTGAAGCAGTGATGGCACTTGCAAAAGAAAATGGTGGTAAAGCCATTGCATTGCCTGTCTCTGTACCTTCGCATTGTTCACTTATGAAACCTGCGGCTGAACAGTTTGCAAGCGCTTTGGCACAAACTGCCATTGAGCTCCCCCATGTTGCTGTATTACAAAATGTGAGTGCGGAAGCAGCTGCAGATGTAAATACATTGCGTGATGCTTTAACTGCACAATTGTATCAATCTGTGCAATGGACCAAAACCTTGCAGTTCCTGCAAGATGAAGGTGTTGAATACATCGTGGAATGTGGTCCGGGCAATGTATTGAGTAATTTAGCAAAACGATTACCGAATATCGAAAAAGCACTTCCTTTAGATACGAAATCTCGTATGGAAGATGCCTTGAATGTTGTCTTGGTGGCAGAAGGGAAAATTGCATGA
- the acpP gene encoding acyl carrier protein yields the protein MSDIEQRVKQAVAEQLGIKIEEIKNEASFMDDLGADSLDLVELVMSFENDFDITIPDEDSNEITTVQSAIDYVSKKLG from the coding sequence GTGAGCGATATCGAACAACGTGTTAAACAAGCGGTTGCAGAACAACTTGGTATCAAAATCGAAGAAATCAAAAACGAAGCATCTTTCATGGATGACTTAGGTGCTGACTCTTTAGACCTTGTTGAGCTTGTTATGTCTTTCGAAAACGACTTCGACATCACTATTCCAGATGAAGATTCTAACGAAATCACAACTGTTCAATCTGCGATTGACTATGTTTCTAAGAAACTTGGTTAA
- a CDS encoding EcsC family protein has protein sequence MANTNNKQSKGLISGAFGVAKKFSTTGLDLLSHVAPDSVSKINSALNVNEAIEGAAQTKTPFSAKQYNDPQQMLKEHLPSVTRQLLGRHYNKVNNVAHFVSPQLSDKISDYFFDHLNQFSNDMSSVDAVLDEAGVRDLEELTKDVDRSQRIAQALGEQNKWIASIQGAVSGATGLVGTAVDIPASLILALRTIYQVGRSYGFDLTKQEDQDIVQHIFKQIDLGLIAEKQALILGLKALSNTVKTHDISQLQSLLGSSNDAELLKKFFGREDLQEKWQWLNSIPKISILEQLTKLTPIASAGVGVVYSRRFVEDVNAKAQEIFSNARQYVLQHGDDGISILAAYEKSISLLKQAAPQLLETSEKASDQSAPNETHELILDQDIPMAGNSNMSQVKLVKKSVAEVNENTDADVEKEKSVGKGLDALAEKLVEPVADKQTQQPALSASTASESFDLEDEAEIQNEQELTDSEAQADTENDLDGSSSKKSLNKQDQDVTKDK, from the coding sequence ATGGCGAACACCAATAATAAACAATCGAAGGGTTTGATTTCAGGTGCTTTTGGAGTGGCGAAAAAGTTCAGCACGACGGGTCTGGACTTGCTGAGTCACGTTGCACCAGACTCTGTGAGCAAAATTAATAGTGCGTTAAATGTCAATGAAGCGATTGAAGGCGCTGCACAGACCAAGACTCCTTTTTCAGCAAAACAGTACAATGATCCACAACAAATGTTGAAAGAGCATCTGCCGAGTGTCACACGTCAACTTTTAGGTCGTCATTACAATAAAGTGAATAATGTGGCGCATTTTGTCTCACCTCAATTGAGTGACAAAATTTCAGACTATTTCTTTGATCATCTCAATCAATTCAGTAACGACATGAGTTCTGTTGATGCAGTGTTAGATGAGGCAGGGGTGCGTGACTTAGAAGAGCTCACGAAAGATGTTGATCGTTCGCAGCGTATCGCACAGGCATTGGGTGAACAAAATAAATGGATTGCTTCCATTCAAGGTGCGGTGAGCGGTGCGACGGGTCTTGTCGGTACAGCAGTTGATATTCCTGCTTCATTGATACTTGCGTTACGAACGATCTATCAAGTGGGACGATCATATGGTTTTGATTTGACCAAGCAGGAAGATCAAGACATCGTGCAGCATATTTTTAAACAAATTGATTTGGGCTTAATTGCGGAAAAACAAGCTTTGATTTTAGGGTTAAAGGCGCTCAGCAATACGGTTAAAACCCATGATATTTCACAGTTGCAGTCACTTTTGGGGTCGAGTAATGATGCGGAATTATTAAAGAAATTCTTTGGTCGTGAAGATCTCCAAGAAAAATGGCAGTGGCTGAATAGCATTCCTAAGATTTCGATCTTGGAACAATTGACCAAACTCACGCCAATTGCGAGTGCAGGCGTAGGTGTGGTCTATAGTCGTCGTTTTGTTGAAGATGTAAACGCAAAAGCACAAGAGATTTTCTCGAATGCGCGTCAGTATGTGTTACAGCACGGTGATGATGGCATTTCTATATTAGCAGCTTACGAAAAATCGATCTCATTACTTAAACAAGCAGCGCCTCAACTTTTAGAGACTTCTGAAAAAGCATCGGATCAGTCTGCTCCGAATGAAACTCATGAGCTCATTCTCGACCAAGATATTCCAATGGCTGGCAATAGCAACATGAGTCAAGTCAAATTGGTGAAGAAGTCTGTCGCGGAAGTGAATGAAAATACTGATGCTGATGTTGAAAAAGAAAAAAGTGTCGGGAAAGGTTTAGATGCGCTTGCAGAAAAATTGGTTGAGCCTGTTGCAGATAAGCAAACTCAACAACCTGCACTTTCTGCCTCAACTGCAAGCGAAAGTTTTGACCTTGAAGATGAGGCTGAAATTCAAAATGAACAAGAACTAACTGATTCTGAAGCACAGGCTGATACTGAAAATGATCTTGATGGGTCTTCTTCTAAGAAAAGCTTAAATAAACAGGATCAAGATGTTACAAAAGATAAGTGA
- the rpmF gene encoding 50S ribosomal protein L32 — protein MAVQQNRKSRSRRDMRRSHDALTENALTVDQATGETHRRHHVSKDGIYRGRQLFAKASAE, from the coding sequence ATGGCCGTTCAGCAAAACCGTAAAAGTCGCTCTCGCCGTGACATGCGCCGTTCACATGACGCTTTAACCGAGAATGCATTAACTGTAGACCAAGCTACTGGCGAGACTCACCGTCGTCACCACGTATCTAAAGATGGTATCTACCGTGGTCGTCAATTATTCGCTAAAGCATCTGCTGAATAA
- the lysM gene encoding peptidoglycan-binding protein LysM gives MGLFDFVKGIGKKNTAAPEPQAAPTTPQATPVEPSAQEVANKLLGHVKSLGLPITGLSVSYNGASDLATVKGQVQSQADREKIILAVGNIDHVAKVDDQLTVSSPEPESKFYTVKSGDNLSKISKEFYGDANQYNKIFEANRPLLKNADDIFPGQVLRIPA, from the coding sequence ATGGGTCTTTTTGATTTTGTAAAAGGTATTGGTAAAAAAAATACAGCAGCACCAGAGCCACAAGCAGCACCAACCACACCACAAGCAACGCCTGTAGAGCCTTCAGCGCAAGAAGTTGCCAATAAGCTACTCGGTCATGTTAAAAGCTTAGGGCTGCCGATTACAGGGCTTTCTGTAAGCTATAACGGTGCATCAGATTTAGCGACCGTTAAGGGTCAGGTGCAAAGTCAGGCAGATCGCGAAAAAATTATTTTAGCAGTGGGTAATATTGATCATGTGGCAAAAGTCGATGATCAATTGACTGTTTCAAGCCCTGAGCCAGAAAGTAAATTCTATACGGTGAAATCAGGGGATAATTTGTCTAAAATTTCCAAAGAATTTTATGGCGATGCTAATCAATACAATAAGATTTTTGAGGCGAATCGTCCATTATTGAAAAATGCGGATGATATTTTCCCGGGTCAGGTGTTGCGTATTCCTGCATAA
- a CDS encoding L-threonylcarbamoyladenylate synthase, whose protein sequence is MLHLRVHPDNPQPRLITQAVERIRAGDVVVYPTDAAYAIGCQIGNKSAMERIAQIRGLGPKHQYAILCCDLSDIATYAKVDNAMYRLLKNNTPAVTTFILPATSEVPKRLMHPKKKTIGLRIPNNPVCQMLLKELGEPLLTSTLILPDQHDPLDDPYEIEMQLAKRIDVFIDSGLGTLNTTSIVDLSGDHPEVIRRGVGDVSAFE, encoded by the coding sequence ATGCTGCATTTAAGAGTACATCCTGACAATCCTCAACCACGTTTAATCACTCAAGCGGTGGAACGAATCCGCGCTGGCGATGTTGTGGTTTATCCCACCGATGCGGCTTACGCCATAGGCTGTCAAATTGGAAATAAAAGTGCGATGGAACGGATTGCGCAAATTCGAGGACTCGGTCCGAAGCATCAATATGCCATTCTATGTTGTGATTTATCCGATATTGCGACTTATGCCAAAGTCGATAATGCGATGTATCGCCTGTTAAAGAACAATACGCCTGCGGTGACGACTTTTATTTTGCCTGCCACAAGCGAAGTACCAAAACGTTTAATGCATCCGAAAAAGAAAACCATTGGTCTACGTATTCCCAACAACCCCGTGTGTCAAATGCTATTAAAGGAACTCGGTGAACCGCTACTGACGTCCACTTTAATTTTACCCGACCAACATGATCCGCTCGATGACCCTTACGAGATTGAAATGCAACTTGCTAAACGCATTGATGTCTTCATTGATAGTGGCTTGGGTACATTAAATACGACGTCTATTGTCGATTTATCCGGTGATCATCCTGAAGTGATTCGTCGGGGTGTGGGCGATGTCAGTGCGTTTGAATAG
- the rpsG gene encoding 30S ribosomal protein S7, giving the protein MPRRRVVAAREILPDPKFSSQTIAKFMNHVMQDGKKSIAESIVYGALDRVQEKSKVDPVEFFETTLEKVRPMVEVKARRVGGATYQVPMEVRPSRRTALAMRWLVDAAAKRSEKTMALRLAGELLDAAEGKGAAVKKREDVHRMAEANKAFSHYRF; this is encoded by the coding sequence ATGCCAAGACGTCGCGTAGTCGCTGCTCGTGAAATCCTTCCGGATCCTAAATTCAGTAGCCAAACAATCGCTAAATTCATGAACCACGTAATGCAAGATGGTAAAAAATCTATTGCTGAAAGTATCGTTTACGGTGCTTTAGACCGCGTTCAAGAAAAATCTAAAGTAGACCCAGTTGAATTCTTCGAGACTACTCTTGAAAAAGTTCGTCCTATGGTCGAAGTTAAAGCACGCCGTGTTGGTGGTGCTACATACCAAGTACCTATGGAAGTACGCCCATCCCGTCGTACTGCCTTGGCTATGCGTTGGTTAGTAGATGCTGCTGCTAAGCGTTCTGAAAAAACTATGGCTTTACGTCTTGCTGGCGAGTTGCTTGATGCAGCTGAAGGTAAAGGCGCAGCGGTTAAAAAACGTGAAGATGTGCACCGTATGGCTGAAGCCAACAAAGCCTTCTCTCACTACCGTTTCTAA
- the fabG gene encoding 3-oxoacyl-ACP reductase FabG codes for MTQERKVALVTGASRGIGAAIAAQLIQDGYFVVGTATSEAGATKLSEQFAENGAGRVLDVRDATAIDALVTDIEQNFGPVLALVNNAGITKDNLLLRMSEDDWDDILNIHLKAVYRLSKRVLKGMTRARFGRIINISSVVAHFANPGQANYSAAKAGIEAFGRSLAKEMGSRQITVNAVAPGFIATEMTEQLSEDIRKKMSDQVALNRLGDPQDIANAVSFLASDKASYITGTVIHVNGGLYMS; via the coding sequence ATGACACAGGAACGTAAAGTTGCCTTAGTAACAGGTGCAAGTCGTGGTATTGGTGCCGCGATTGCAGCGCAACTTATTCAAGATGGTTATTTTGTCGTGGGTACTGCGACATCTGAAGCGGGTGCGACCAAACTGTCTGAACAGTTTGCTGAAAATGGCGCAGGTCGTGTTTTAGATGTGCGTGATGCAACGGCAATTGATGCCTTAGTGACAGATATTGAGCAAAACTTCGGTCCGGTTCTTGCGTTGGTCAATAATGCCGGCATCACCAAAGATAATTTATTGCTGCGTATGTCAGAAGATGACTGGGATGATATCCTGAACATTCATCTGAAAGCGGTTTACCGCTTGTCTAAGCGTGTGCTCAAAGGCATGACGAGAGCGCGTTTTGGACGTATTATTAATATCAGTTCTGTGGTTGCGCATTTTGCCAATCCGGGGCAGGCGAACTATTCTGCTGCGAAAGCCGGAATCGAAGCCTTTGGTCGTAGCCTAGCGAAAGAAATGGGCAGCCGCCAAATTACAGTCAATGCCGTTGCGCCAGGTTTCATCGCAACGGAAATGACTGAACAGTTGAGTGAAGACATTCGTAAGAAAATGAGTGATCAAGTGGCGTTGAACCGTTTGGGCGACCCACAAGATATCGCGAATGCTGTAAGTTTCTTGGCATCAGACAAAGCCAGTTACATTACAGGTACAGTAATTCATGTAAATGGTGGTTTATACATGAGCTAA
- a CDS encoding YceD family protein, whose amino-acid sequence MSANTFPAQIEPFKWAEQGFVWSGQLPLSRFARIAREAIGSIDDQLINVDCKLSMDAYHRVVWLDGHVETTVPMECQRCLGPVEIELVSDFHLALVDDESLIERLDEDADFIVLGESEATTKGSFDAPAMADLLALIEDELLLLMPLSPKHEFCVHKHQPATEELVEEKRDNPFDVLAGLKGKLN is encoded by the coding sequence ATGTCAGCAAATACCTTTCCGGCACAGATTGAGCCGTTTAAATGGGCTGAGCAGGGCTTTGTATGGTCAGGTCAACTGCCATTATCTCGCTTTGCTCGTATTGCTCGTGAAGCTATTGGATCAATTGATGATCAATTGATTAACGTAGACTGTAAGCTATCAATGGATGCCTATCATCGCGTTGTTTGGTTAGATGGTCATGTTGAAACGACAGTTCCAATGGAATGCCAACGTTGTTTGGGTCCTGTTGAAATTGAGCTTGTTTCAGATTTTCATCTGGCTCTTGTGGATGATGAGTCACTGATAGAGCGCTTGGATGAGGATGCTGATTTCATCGTTTTAGGTGAAAGTGAAGCCACCACCAAAGGTTCATTCGATGCACCTGCGATGGCCGATTTACTCGCGCTGATAGAAGATGAATTGTTATTGTTGATGCCGTTGTCACCAAAACATGAGTTTTGTGTACATAAGCATCAGCCTGCTACTGAAGAACTGGTTGAAGAAAAACGGGATAATCCGTTTGATGTTTTGGCTGGTTTAAAGGGTAAACTTAACTAA
- the hemJ gene encoding protoporphyrinogen oxidase HemJ codes for MDAPSDAFLWVKALHIIAVVCWFAALFYLPRLFVYHAMSDDTISHQRFQIMERKLYRGIMWPAMVATLITAHFLVDWGDATRHYHEAVWFYLKVGLVGLLVIYHFVCGHYRKKLMENAHYKSHKFWRYFNEMPTLILFAVVILVVVKPTF; via the coding sequence ATGGATGCTCCTTCAGATGCTTTCCTTTGGGTAAAAGCATTACATATTATTGCTGTGGTGTGCTGGTTCGCTGCATTATTTTATCTTCCTCGGCTTTTTGTGTACCACGCCATGAGTGACGATACGATCAGCCACCAGCGCTTCCAAATTATGGAACGCAAACTTTACCGCGGTATTATGTGGCCTGCGATGGTGGCAACACTCATCACCGCGCACTTTTTAGTGGATTGGGGCGATGCGACTCGGCATTACCACGAAGCAGTATGGTTTTATCTCAAAGTCGGCTTAGTAGGACTGCTAGTGATTTACCATTTTGTTTGCGGTCATTATCGTAAAAAACTCATGGAAAATGCGCATTACAAATCACATAAGTTTTGGCGTTACTTTAATGAAATGCCAACACTGATTTTATTTGCAGTGGTTATTTTAGTGGTGGTTAAACCTACTTTCTAA
- a CDS encoding beta-ketoacyl synthase N-terminal-like domain-containing protein, with protein sequence MKRVVITGMGIHSCIGNTLEDVTHSLQNGISGTRLNPVYQELNFKSHVSAAAVQDFDKIDRRAKRFMGVCAMYAYNAAMDAVQNAGLTVEQLGGNPRYGIAGGSGGNSTASVAEVVKLLEEKGARKIGPFFVPRNMSNTITANVGVALKLQGIAHSITSACATSADAIGYAYNMIQLGKQDLMLAGGGEEDHWSQSLLFDAMGALCSKYNDTPETASRPYSADRDGFVIAGGGGFVVLESLEHAQARGANILAEVVAYAANSDGADMVAPSGEGATRCILMALEEAKAHGVDKIDYVNTHGTSTPAGDITELKAMGRAFGEDQVPPLSSTKSMTGHSLGAAGVQEAIYSVLMMQNDFIAPNINVTELDEGAKGYDIVLEKRDAKLNTVMSNSFGFGGVNACLIFKKWEG encoded by the coding sequence ATGAAACGCGTTGTCATCACTGGCATGGGTATTCACTCATGTATTGGTAATACATTAGAAGATGTGACTCATTCTTTACAAAATGGCATTTCAGGCACACGTTTAAATCCAGTGTACCAAGAGCTTAACTTTAAGAGTCATGTCAGCGCTGCTGCAGTTCAAGATTTTGACAAAATTGACCGTCGTGCTAAACGCTTTATGGGTGTGTGTGCGATGTATGCCTATAATGCTGCAATGGATGCGGTTCAAAATGCAGGCTTAACCGTTGAACAACTCGGTGGCAACCCACGTTATGGTATTGCCGGTGGTTCAGGCGGTAATTCAACAGCCTCTGTTGCCGAAGTGGTGAAATTGCTTGAAGAAAAAGGCGCACGTAAAATCGGTCCTTTCTTTGTACCACGCAACATGTCTAACACCATTACTGCAAACGTAGGTGTCGCACTCAAACTTCAAGGTATCGCACATTCAATTACCAGTGCATGTGCAACTTCTGCCGACGCGATTGGTTATGCTTACAACATGATTCAATTGGGCAAACAAGACCTAATGCTAGCCGGTGGTGGTGAAGAAGACCATTGGTCTCAAAGCCTACTCTTTGATGCAATGGGTGCATTGTGCTCAAAATACAACGATACCCCTGAAACAGCGTCTCGCCCATACTCTGCTGACCGTGATGGTTTCGTGATTGCGGGTGGTGGTGGTTTTGTCGTACTTGAATCACTTGAACACGCTCAAGCACGTGGCGCGAATATTTTGGCTGAAGTTGTGGCTTATGCAGCGAACTCTGATGGCGCAGATATGGTTGCGCCAAGCGGTGAAGGTGCAACACGTTGTATCTTAATGGCACTTGAAGAAGCAAAAGCACACGGTGTTGACAAAATTGACTATGTAAATACACATGGTACATCAACCCCTGCGGGCGACATTACTGAACTTAAAGCCATGGGTCGTGCATTTGGTGAAGATCAAGTTCCACCACTCAGCTCAACCAAATCAATGACTGGTCACAGCTTAGGTGCTGCAGGAGTTCAAGAAGCGATTTATTCTGTTCTCATGATGCAAAATGACTTCATCGCACCAAATATTAACGTAACCGAACTGGATGAAGGCGCGAAAGGCTATGATATCGTGCTTGAAAAACGTGACGCAAAATTGAATACTGTCATGAGTAACAGTTTCGGTTTCGGCGGCGTGAATGCATGTCTCATCTTCAAAAAATGGGAAGGCTAA